A DNA window from Pleuronectes platessa chromosome 19, fPlePla1.1, whole genome shotgun sequence contains the following coding sequences:
- the cwc27 gene encoding spliceosome-associated protein CWC27 homolog, producing the protein MSNIYIQEPPTSGKVLLKTSAGDIDIELWSKEAPKACRNFVQLCMEGYYDGTIFHRVVPDFIVQGGDPTGSGTGGESIYGRPFRDEFHSRLRFIRRGLVAMANAGPHDNGSQFFFTLGRADELNNKHTIFGKVTGDTVYNLLRLTEVECNHDERPLNPHKIRTAEVLHSPFEDIVPRETKKGKKDKDKEEAKKSQSKATKNFSLLSFGEEAEEEEEMVNQVSQTLKGKSKSSHDLLKDDPRLSSVPAVDKKKKKETTGDTPETDDDEDEDAVEGDMDADEEYDSDKREKMRELISKKLKKLKDAEKATDPSEEHGKKTSRSDDLRKESRQLKRDLQAIKQRKEDSLKPAVEEVKDADTKPSSEAVAEYLEGRKKYDDLRKQKPKKSTSREAETLALLNRFKDKLSSAITEAPEDVDVEELAEDDDKGWMAHVLQFDEQSRKVKDATIQDEDTFEIHDPRNPVNKRRREESKKILREKKAKR; encoded by the exons GTCCTGTTGAAGACCTCAGCCGGTGATATTGACATTGAGCTGTGGTCCAAGGAGGCTCCTAAAGCATGCAGGAACTTTGTGCAACTGTGCATGGAAG GTTACTATGATGGCACAATATTCCATAGAGTGGTGCCTGACTTCATCGTTCAAGGTGGAGATCCGACTGGATCAGGGACAGGTGGAGAGTCCATCTACGGTCGGCCATTCCGG gATGAATTTCACTCCAGATTGCGCTTCATTAGAAGAGgtctggttgccatggcaaaTGCCGGGCCTCATGATAATGGCAGTCAGTTTTTCTTCACCTTGGGACGTGCAGATGAGCTCAACAATAAACATACCATATTTGGCAAG gtcacaggagacacagttTATAATCTGCTCAGATTAACAGAGGTTGAATGTAACCATGATGAAAGACCTCTAAATCCCCATAAAATAAGAACTGCTGAG GTGCTTCATTCTCCTTTTGAGGACATTGTACCTCGTGAaactaaaaaaggaaaaaaggacaaagacaaagaggaggCAAAGAAGTCACAGTCGAAAGCAACAAA GAACTTCAGTCTGTTATCTTTTGGAGAGGaagctgaagaggaagaggagatggtgAATCAAGTCAGCCAG ACATTAAAGGGGAAAAGCAAAAGCAGCCACGACCTTCTGAAAGATGATCCAAGACTGAGCTCTGTTCCAGCAGTTGATAA gaagaaaaagaaagagacaacTGGAGATACTCCTGAG ACAGATGACGACGAGGATGAGGATGCTGTTGAAGGCGACATGGACGCAGATGAAGAGTACGACTCAGAtaagagagagaagatgagagagcTGATCAGTAAAAAGCTGAAGAAACTAAAAGACGCAGAGAAAGCGACAGATCCCAGTGAGGAGCACGGGAAAAAGACCAGTCGCAG TGACGATTTACGAAAAGAGTCACGACAGTTGAAGAGGGATCTTCAAGCCATCAAGCAAAGAAAAGAGGATAGTTTGAAACCGGCAGTCGAAGAAGTCAAGGACG CGGACACAAAGCCAAGCAGTGAGGCGGTGGCTGAGTACCTGGAGGGAAGAAAGAAGTACGATGATCTCAGGAAACAAAAACCGAAGAAGAGCACAAGCAGAGAGGCAGAG ACACTGGCCCTGCTCAATCGCTTCAAGGACAAGCTGTCGTCGGCCATCACCGAAGCTCCAGAGGACGTAGACGTGGAGGAGCTGGCAGAAGATGATGACAAAGGATG GATGGCTCATGTTTTGCAGTTTGATGAGCAATCCAGAAAAGTCAAGGATGCCACCATTCAGGACGAGGACACTTTTGAGATCCACGACCCGCGCAACCCGGTAAATAAacgaaggagagaggagagcaagaAGATCTTGAGGGAGAAGAAGGCCAAGAGGTGA